The proteins below are encoded in one region of Castor canadensis chromosome 6, mCasCan1.hap1v2, whole genome shotgun sequence:
- the Atp5mf gene encoding ATP synthase F(0) complex subunit f, mitochondrial, with translation MASVVPLKEKKLMDVKLTELPSWILMRDFTPSGIAGTFRRGYDRYYNKYINVKKGSIAGVNMVLACYVLFNYCRCYKELKHERRRKYH, from the exons ATGGCGTCAGTCG TACCATTGAAGGAGAAGAAACTCATGGATGTCAAACTCACAGAGCTGCCTAGCTGGATACTGATGCGGGATTTCACCCCCTCGGGCATCGCTGGAACCTTTCGGAGAG GTTACGACCGGTATTACAACAAGTACATCAACGTGAAGAAAGGGAGCATCGCCGGCGTTAACATGGTGCTGGCCTGCTACGTGCTTTTCAACTACTGCCGCTGTTACAAGGAACTCA AACATGAGCGACGACGCAAGTACCACTGA